A single Cellulomonas sp. SLBN-39 DNA region contains:
- the htpX gene encoding zinc metalloprotease HtpX: MGHRHHNGLKTAALFGVMWAVLLGIGWLLGGGSARFLWIFTLIGLVTTAYSYWNSDKIAIRAMRARPVSELEHPAMHRIVRELSTAARQPMPRLYVSPTMAPNAFATGRNPQNAAVCCTEGILALLDERELRGVLGHELMHVYNRDILTSSVAAAIAGVITSLAQFALFFGGGDRREGANPLAGLLLALLAPLAATMIQLAISRTREYDADEDGAALTGDPLALASALRKLEQGTRARPLPQERELVDVSHLMIANPFRGAGVGRLFATHPPMGDRIARLEAMAGGRATRY, from the coding sequence ATGGGTCACCGGCACCACAACGGCTTGAAGACGGCGGCGCTGTTCGGCGTGATGTGGGCCGTGCTGCTGGGCATCGGGTGGCTGCTCGGCGGGGGGTCGGCCCGGTTCCTGTGGATCTTCACGCTCATCGGCCTCGTGACCACGGCGTACAGCTACTGGAACTCCGACAAGATCGCGATCCGCGCCATGCGTGCCCGGCCCGTCAGCGAGCTCGAGCACCCCGCCATGCACCGGATCGTGCGCGAGCTGTCGACCGCGGCGCGCCAGCCGATGCCGCGGCTGTACGTCTCGCCGACGATGGCCCCGAACGCGTTCGCGACGGGCCGCAACCCGCAGAACGCGGCGGTCTGCTGCACGGAGGGCATCCTCGCGCTCCTCGACGAGCGCGAGCTGCGCGGCGTGCTGGGGCACGAGCTCATGCACGTCTACAACCGCGACATCCTCACCTCGTCGGTCGCGGCCGCGATCGCCGGCGTGATCACGTCGCTGGCCCAGTTCGCGCTGTTCTTCGGCGGCGGCGACCGGCGGGAGGGCGCGAACCCCCTGGCGGGCCTGCTGCTCGCGCTGCTCGCGCCCCTGGCCGCGACGATGATCCAGCTCGCGATCAGCCGCACCCGCGAGTACGACGCGGACGAGGACGGCGCGGCCCTGACGGGCGACCCCCTGGCCCTCGCGTCGGCGCTGCGCAAGCTCGAGCAGGGCACGCGCGCGCGGCCCCTGCCGCAGGAGCGCGAGCTCGTCGACGTCTCCCACCTGATGATCGCCAACCCGTTCCGCGGCGCGGGGGTGGGCCGCCTGTTCGCGACCCACCCGCCGATGGGCGACCGGATCGCCCGGCTCGAGGCGATGGCGGGGGGCCGAGCGACCCGGTACTGA
- a CDS encoding YajQ family cyclic di-GMP-binding protein, with amino-acid sequence MASESSFDVVSKVDRQEVDNALNQASKEIAQRYDFKGVGASISWSGESILMVANSAERVLAVLDVFQSKLIKRGISLKSLDTGDGEPKPSGKEHRLAASIKEGLSSEVAKQLAKVVRDEGPKGVKTQIQGDELRVSAKSRDDLQAVIALLKGADVDAALQFVNYR; translated from the coding sequence ATGGCGAGCGAGTCCTCGTTCGACGTCGTCAGCAAGGTCGACCGGCAGGAGGTCGACAACGCGCTCAACCAGGCGTCGAAGGAGATCGCGCAGCGCTACGACTTCAAGGGTGTGGGCGCGTCCATCAGCTGGAGCGGCGAGAGCATCCTCATGGTCGCCAACTCCGCCGAGCGCGTGCTGGCCGTCCTCGACGTGTTCCAGTCCAAGCTCATCAAGCGCGGCATCTCCCTGAAGTCGCTGGACACCGGCGACGGCGAGCCCAAGCCCTCGGGCAAGGAGCACCGGCTCGCCGCCTCCATCAAGGAGGGACTGAGCAGCGAGGTCGCCAAGCAGCTCGCGAAGGTCGTGCGCGACGAGGGCCCGAAGGGGGTCAAGACCCAGATCCAGGGCGACGAGCTGCGCGTCTCGGCCAAGAGCCGCGACGACCTGCAGGCCGTCATCGCGCTGCTCAAGGGTGCGGACGTCGACGCGGCGCTGCAGTTCGTCAACTACCGCTGA
- the rpmG gene encoding 50S ribosomal protein L33: MASKSADVRPKITLACTECKERNYITKKNRRNTPDRLEMKKYCPRDNKHTVHRETR, encoded by the coding sequence ATGGCCAGCAAGAGCGCGGACGTCCGCCCGAAGATCACGCTCGCCTGCACGGAGTGCAAGGAGCGGAACTACATCACGAAGAAGAACCGTCGGAACACCCCCGACCGGCTCGAGATGAAGAAGTACTGCCCGCGGGACAACAAGCACACGGTGCACCGCGAGACCCGCTGA
- a CDS encoding MaoC family dehydratase N-terminal domain-containing protein has translation MTVDTSFAGRVYPAGDVYEVSREKIREFAEATGATHPAHTDVAASRNLGHRDVVAPPTFLVALAQRSEAQYVDDPAAGIDFSRVVHADERFTLHRPVVAGDRLRPTLHVDGVAIRGGLAMVTTRVEVADEDGSAVATVVSTLAVRPEGDA, from the coding sequence GTGACGGTCGACACCTCTTTCGCCGGTCGGGTCTACCCCGCCGGCGACGTCTACGAGGTCTCGCGCGAGAAGATCCGCGAGTTCGCCGAGGCGACGGGCGCCACGCACCCTGCGCACACCGACGTCGCGGCGTCCCGGAACCTCGGGCACCGCGACGTCGTCGCACCACCGACCTTCCTGGTCGCGCTCGCCCAGCGGTCCGAGGCGCAGTACGTCGACGACCCGGCCGCCGGCATCGACTTCAGCCGTGTCGTGCACGCCGACGAGCGCTTCACGCTGCACCGCCCCGTCGTCGCGGGGGACAGGCTGCGGCCCACCCTCCACGTGGACGGTGTCGCGATCCGTGGCGGCCTCGCGATGGTGACGACGCGGGTCGAGGTCGCCGACGAGGACGGCTCGGCGGTCGCCACCGTCGTCTCGACGCTCGCGGTCCGGCCGGAGGGGGACGCATGA
- a CDS encoding MaoC/PaaZ C-terminal domain-containing protein, whose product MTRPVLADLVVGQEVARGTVAVDRARLVRYAGASGDFNPIHWNDRFATAVGLPGVIAQGMWTMGAAVSVVVDWLGDPGAVVDYQTRFTRPVPVPDPGEAVVQVVAAVGAVDAEAGTARIDLTVTLDGARVLGKSQAVVRLA is encoded by the coding sequence ATGACCCGCCCGGTGCTCGCCGACCTCGTCGTCGGCCAGGAGGTCGCCCGCGGCACCGTCGCCGTCGACCGTGCCCGCCTGGTGCGCTACGCCGGGGCGAGCGGCGACTTCAACCCGATCCACTGGAACGACCGGTTCGCCACCGCGGTGGGCCTGCCCGGTGTCATCGCGCAGGGCATGTGGACGATGGGCGCTGCGGTCTCCGTCGTCGTCGACTGGCTCGGCGACCCCGGGGCCGTCGTCGACTACCAGACGCGCTTCACGCGCCCCGTGCCGGTGCCCGACCCCGGCGAGGCCGTCGTGCAGGTCGTGGCGGCGGTCGGCGCGGTCGACGCGGAAGCCGGGACGGCTCGCATCGACCTGACGGTCACGCTCGACGGCGCGCGCGTGCTCGGCAAGTCCCAGGCGGTCGTCCGCCTCGCCTGA
- a CDS encoding LacI family DNA-binding transcriptional regulator produces MSTQRPTLADVASAAGVSVSTASLAFSGAGPIAAATRTRVLEAASTLGYSGPNPLGRQLRRGRSGIVGVVVGDSLKRAFRDPVAVQMLDGLVGTLAPLDLGVLLIAGPSDPSEPPVDPLVESAAMDVAVLLWGGTSDDPVLAALRRRGVPAVLLEGTPQPDVTVVGIDDRGGMAQVTQHLVGLGHRRIATVTLPFDRDRAEGPADAARLRAPAWEITRRRLAGVRDTGVEPTVVWETPASLVEHGATAGRALLSAPDRPTAVVCQSDLLASGVVLAARELGLRVPEDVSVAGFDGLDLPWLAPDVLTTVEQPLARKGETVGHAVAQIIAGGRPADTELPVVLRLGTTTGPAPA; encoded by the coding sequence CTGTCGACCCAGCGACCGACGCTCGCCGACGTCGCCTCCGCCGCGGGCGTCTCGGTGTCCACCGCGTCCCTGGCCTTCTCCGGCGCCGGCCCCATCGCCGCCGCCACCCGCACCCGGGTCCTCGAGGCCGCGAGCACCCTCGGCTACTCCGGCCCCAACCCGCTGGGGCGCCAGCTGCGCCGCGGGCGCTCCGGGATCGTCGGCGTCGTGGTCGGCGACTCGCTCAAGCGTGCGTTCCGCGACCCCGTGGCCGTGCAGATGCTCGACGGCCTGGTCGGGACGCTCGCCCCGCTCGACCTCGGCGTCCTGCTCATCGCCGGCCCCAGCGACCCGTCGGAGCCGCCGGTCGACCCCCTGGTGGAGTCCGCGGCCATGGACGTGGCCGTGCTCCTGTGGGGCGGCACCAGCGACGACCCCGTGCTGGCCGCGCTGCGCCGCCGCGGCGTGCCCGCGGTCCTGCTCGAGGGCACCCCGCAGCCCGACGTGACGGTCGTCGGCATCGACGACCGCGGCGGCATGGCGCAGGTCACGCAGCACCTGGTCGGGCTCGGGCACCGCCGGATCGCGACCGTGACGCTGCCGTTCGACCGCGACCGCGCCGAGGGCCCCGCCGACGCCGCACGGCTGCGCGCGCCGGCGTGGGAGATCACCCGCCGCCGCCTGGCGGGCGTCCGTGACACGGGCGTCGAGCCGACGGTCGTGTGGGAGACCCCCGCCTCGCTCGTCGAGCACGGCGCGACGGCCGGTCGGGCGCTGCTGTCCGCGCCCGACCGCCCCACCGCCGTCGTCTGCCAGTCGGACCTGCTCGCCTCGGGCGTCGTCCTGGCCGCGCGCGAGCTCGGCCTGCGGGTCCCCGAGGACGTCTCGGTGGCGGGCTTCGACGGTCTCGACCTGCCGTGGCTCGCCCCGGACGTGCTCACGACCGTCGAGCAGCCGCTCGCGCGCAAGGGGGAGACCGTGGGCCACGCCGTGGCGCAGATCATCGCGGGCGGGCGACCCGCCGACACCGAGCTGCCGGTGGTCCTGCGCCTCGGGACGACCACGGGGCCCGCACCGGCCTGA
- a CDS encoding sugar MFS transporter, with the protein MNRPAPAPSSVTRARVLLVGLFALAGLAFSSWLARVPTVRDQLGLSTADLGVLLLVGSVGSLLTVTVAGGVLQRHGTRRVLLASTALLATALVLLGVAPGAGSRALLAAGIFVNGVAVALGNVAINVESGRVERAVGRTVIPQFHAAFSVGAVAGSGLGALASALGVPVVVQLPATAVLVVVWRLASLRDVVLPATPAERAARAGTGTPAPDGPPRARRGGGALRAWREPRTLGVGVVVLAAALSEGSANNWLALAVVDGFASPEHVGGAVLGLFVAAMTVVRLLGTRLLDRWGRVGVLRASGVLSVLGLATFGLAPTLPLAVVGVALWGAGAALAVPVGMAAASDDPVRAAGRVAVVSAFASVASLAAPPVLGLAAEHVGARHALLLVLVAMLVSVLVAPVVRPRPPVAVPGVTPRVTGGLPADAPGTAPGAAVDVVRPDAPGARRHDGGPRRGRPAPGRPALPRTPRPRRTPRGADR; encoded by the coding sequence GTGAACCGCCCTGCCCCCGCCCCGTCGTCCGTCACGCGCGCCCGCGTGCTGCTGGTCGGGCTCTTCGCGCTCGCCGGGCTCGCGTTCTCCAGCTGGCTCGCCCGAGTCCCGACGGTGCGCGACCAGCTGGGCCTGTCCACGGCAGACCTGGGAGTCCTCCTGCTGGTCGGCTCCGTCGGGTCGCTCCTGACGGTCACGGTGGCGGGCGGCGTGCTGCAGCGCCACGGCACCCGCCGCGTGCTGCTCGCGTCCACGGCGCTGCTCGCCACCGCGCTCGTCCTGCTCGGCGTCGCCCCGGGCGCGGGCTCGCGGGCGCTCCTCGCCGCCGGGATCTTCGTCAACGGCGTGGCCGTCGCGCTCGGCAACGTCGCGATCAACGTCGAGTCCGGACGCGTCGAGCGTGCGGTCGGCCGGACGGTCATCCCGCAGTTCCACGCCGCGTTCTCCGTGGGTGCCGTCGCGGGCTCCGGGCTCGGGGCCCTGGCGTCCGCGCTGGGCGTGCCCGTCGTCGTCCAGCTGCCCGCCACGGCCGTCCTCGTGGTCGTGTGGCGCCTGGCCTCGCTGCGCGACGTCGTGCTGCCCGCCACCCCGGCGGAGCGGGCCGCGCGAGCCGGGACGGGCACCCCGGCCCCGGACGGCCCGCCCCGCGCGCGACGCGGGGGAGGGGCGCTGCGTGCGTGGCGCGAGCCCCGGACGCTCGGCGTCGGCGTGGTCGTCCTCGCCGCCGCCCTGTCGGAGGGGTCGGCCAACAACTGGCTCGCCCTGGCCGTCGTCGACGGCTTCGCGAGCCCCGAGCACGTCGGGGGCGCGGTCCTCGGGCTGTTCGTCGCCGCGATGACCGTGGTGCGGCTGCTCGGCACCCGGCTCCTCGACCGGTGGGGCCGTGTCGGCGTCCTGCGCGCCTCCGGGGTGCTGTCGGTCCTCGGCCTGGCCACCTTCGGGCTCGCCCCGACGCTCCCGCTCGCCGTGGTCGGTGTGGCGCTCTGGGGCGCGGGTGCCGCGCTCGCGGTGCCCGTCGGCATGGCCGCGGCGTCCGACGACCCCGTCCGCGCGGCGGGTCGGGTGGCCGTGGTCTCGGCGTTCGCGTCGGTCGCCTCGCTCGCCGCGCCCCCCGTGCTCGGTCTCGCGGCCGAGCACGTCGGTGCCCGGCACGCCCTGCTGCTCGTGCTGGTGGCCATGCTGGTGAGCGTGCTGGTCGCCCCCGTCGTCCGACCCCGCCCGCCCGTCGCGGTGCCTGGCGTCACCCCGCGCGTGACCGGTGGCCTCCCGGCGGACGCGCCCGGCACCGCTCCGGGCGCCGCCGTCGACGTGGTGCGCCCCGACGCGCCCGGCGCCCGCCGCCACGACGGCGGCCCGCGCCGCGGACGCCCGGCGCCCGGGCGGCCCGCCCTGCCTCGCACCCCCCGCCCCCGTCGCACCCCCCGAGGAGCCGACCGATGA
- a CDS encoding MFS transporter, with the protein MTGPSPEGARTAVPAPTREVRLASVAVFTVFALAGLNFASWAARLPAVRDGLGLTPEQMGVLLLVGAFGSLAALPLSGLVVERLGAARTVLVFALLNAAGLATASAGVAAGQVVVVGLGLVLAGVGTGVWDAAMNLEGAVVEQRLGRTVMPRYHAGFSFGTMAAAGLAALAAWLRVPVWWHVPGVLLLSSVVVVLAVRVFLAGPGEEAHGATDPHGDAHGHGGARGAARAWVEPRTLLIGLVVLAAALTEGAANDWLGLAVVDEFDVDDAVGAVAFGLFVTAMTGMRILGTRLLDRFGRVAVLRLCAGLAAVGLLVFGTAGSLWLAMLGVVAWGLGAALGFPVGMSAAADDPLRAAPRVAVVSTIGYSAFLAGPPLLGLLAEHVGYRDALLAILVPVVLGLLVTSAAAPLRAAGPVAADDPLPADARSPEPR; encoded by the coding sequence ATGACCGGACCGTCGCCCGAGGGCGCGCGCACGGCCGTACCCGCCCCGACGCGCGAGGTCCGCCTCGCGTCCGTCGCCGTCTTCACCGTCTTCGCCCTGGCGGGGCTCAACTTCGCCAGCTGGGCCGCGCGGCTGCCGGCGGTCCGCGACGGCCTGGGGCTCACGCCCGAGCAGATGGGCGTGCTGCTCCTGGTCGGCGCGTTCGGCTCGCTCGCCGCCCTGCCGCTGTCCGGCCTCGTCGTGGAGCGCCTCGGCGCCGCACGCACGGTGCTCGTCTTCGCGCTGCTCAACGCGGCCGGGCTGGCGACCGCCTCGGCCGGCGTCGCGGCCGGGCAGGTCGTCGTCGTGGGCCTGGGCCTCGTCCTGGCCGGGGTCGGCACCGGGGTGTGGGACGCCGCCATGAACCTCGAGGGCGCCGTCGTCGAGCAGCGCCTCGGCCGCACGGTCATGCCGCGCTACCACGCGGGCTTCTCCTTCGGGACGATGGCGGCGGCCGGCCTGGCGGCCCTCGCCGCCTGGCTGCGCGTGCCGGTCTGGTGGCACGTGCCCGGCGTCCTGCTGCTCAGCTCGGTCGTCGTCGTCCTCGCCGTCCGGGTGTTCCTGGCCGGACCGGGGGAGGAGGCGCACGGCGCCACCGACCCCCACGGCGACGCGCACGGGCACGGCGGGGCCCGCGGGGCCGCCCGCGCCTGGGTCGAGCCGCGCACGCTGCTCATCGGCCTCGTCGTTCTCGCCGCCGCCCTCACGGAAGGGGCTGCGAACGACTGGCTGGGCCTGGCGGTCGTCGACGAGTTCGACGTCGACGACGCCGTCGGTGCGGTCGCGTTCGGGCTCTTCGTCACCGCCATGACCGGCATGCGCATCCTCGGCACGCGGCTGCTGGACCGGTTCGGGCGTGTCGCCGTCCTGCGCCTGTGCGCGGGGCTCGCCGCCGTCGGCCTCCTCGTCTTCGGCACGGCCGGCAGCCTGTGGCTCGCCATGCTGGGCGTCGTGGCCTGGGGGCTGGGTGCCGCGCTCGGCTTCCCCGTCGGCATGAGCGCCGCCGCCGACGACCCGCTGCGTGCGGCACCGCGCGTCGCGGTCGTCTCGACGATCGGCTACTCGGCGTTCCTCGCCGGCCCGCCGCTGCTCGGGCTGCTCGCCGAGCACGTCGGCTACCGCGACGCGCTCCTGGCGATCCTCGTCCCCGTCGTGCTGGGCCTGCTCGTCACGAGCGCGGCAGCGCCCCTGCGCGCGGCAGGGCCGGTCGCCGCGGACGACCCCCTGCCCGCCGACGCCCGGTCGCCCGAGCCCCGTTAG
- a CDS encoding UDP-N-acetylmuramate dehydrogenase — translation MEPDTCALPGPAPEARSAAVPTHPGTPTLADLTTLRVGGPVGRYVEATTEAELVETVRSADAAGEPVLVLGGGSNVLAADAGFAGVVVRDVRGGVQVPDASACAGVTLTVPAGTVWDDVVAYAVEHELVGVEALSGIPGSTGATPVQNVGAYGQEVAETIAQVRVWDRGAGRVRTLAWVNLAFGYRTSLLKRSMRETSTADPRAPWAPTPRYVVLDVTFQLRPGSLSAPVAYPELARTLGVAVGERAPLAEVRAAVLALRARKGMVLDADDHDTWSAGSFFTNPVLTAAAAEHLPADAPRWALPDGGVKTSAAWLIEHAGFGRGHGAPGPAALSSRHTLALTNRGGARAADLLALAGQVRDGVLDRFGVALEPEPVLVGAALPAVPATAG, via the coding sequence GTGGAGCCCGACACCTGCGCACTTCCCGGCCCGGCCCCCGAGGCGCGGTCCGCCGCCGTCCCGACGCACCCCGGCACGCCGACGCTCGCCGACCTGACGACCCTGCGCGTCGGCGGCCCGGTCGGCCGCTACGTCGAGGCGACCACGGAGGCCGAGCTCGTCGAGACGGTCCGGTCCGCGGACGCGGCCGGCGAGCCGGTGCTCGTGCTCGGCGGCGGCTCCAACGTGCTGGCCGCCGACGCAGGGTTCGCCGGGGTGGTCGTGCGCGACGTGCGCGGCGGCGTGCAGGTGCCCGACGCGTCGGCGTGCGCGGGCGTCACCCTCACCGTCCCGGCGGGCACGGTCTGGGACGATGTCGTCGCCTACGCCGTCGAGCACGAGCTCGTCGGCGTCGAGGCGCTGTCCGGCATCCCCGGCTCCACGGGCGCGACGCCCGTGCAGAACGTCGGCGCCTACGGCCAGGAGGTGGCCGAGACGATCGCGCAGGTGCGGGTCTGGGACCGCGGCGCCGGGCGGGTGCGGACCCTCGCGTGGGTGAACCTGGCGTTCGGGTACCGCACGTCCCTGCTGAAGCGGTCGATGCGCGAGACGTCCACCGCGGACCCCCGTGCCCCGTGGGCGCCCACTCCCCGGTACGTCGTGCTCGACGTCACGTTCCAGCTGCGCCCCGGCTCGCTCTCGGCACCCGTGGCGTACCCCGAGCTCGCGCGCACCCTCGGCGTGGCGGTCGGCGAGCGGGCCCCGCTGGCCGAGGTCCGGGCCGCGGTCCTCGCGCTGCGCGCACGCAAGGGCATGGTGCTCGACGCGGACGACCACGACACGTGGAGCGCCGGGTCGTTCTTCACGAACCCCGTGCTGACGGCCGCGGCCGCCGAGCACCTGCCCGCCGACGCGCCCCGGTGGGCGCTGCCCGACGGCGGGGTCAAGACGAGCGCCGCGTGGCTCATCGAGCACGCCGGCTTCGGCCGCGGCCACGGCGCGCCCGGCCCGGCCGCGCTCTCGTCCCGGCACACCCTCGCGCTGACCAACCGGGGCGGGGCGCGCGCGGCCGACCTGCTGGCCCTCGCGGGGCAGGTCCGCGACGGCGTGCTCGACCGGTTCGGCGTCGCGCTCGAGCCCGAGCCGGTGCTCGTCGGTGCCGCCCTGCCGGCCGTGCCCGCCACGGCCGGCTGA